One part of the Oceanihabitans sp. IOP_32 genome encodes these proteins:
- a CDS encoding ABC transporter substrate-binding protein, which translates to MLRNLLMTPKRILVALVCLTIITSCKQENSKNTKVSIENNNASTSYSYTFDNGTTKAEVTVSKTPERAVIFSQFLTEMLLALGLEDNIILGTSEGEIHESLRAAYDKIPNKMQGHHSMISKEAFLLLNPDFVSGWSDAIKPQTTGDAQELLQNNIYPYVLNSIKSNATLETVYSDFIELGKIFNVEDQANTLVKELKDKLAEAKTSFKTAPENKKVKAVVMGTLDNGAYVASALVSNLIEEANGVNIYKELTNNYEMVSYESIVEKDPDIIFVYVTADGVSGEDKINFLKSHPALKNVSAIKNNNIHALLLANVAPGIRNIDVIIKMNKLFYK; encoded by the coding sequence ATGCTTAGAAATTTATTAATGACACCAAAAAGAATATTGGTAGCTCTAGTTTGCTTAACAATAATAACGTCTTGTAAACAAGAAAATTCTAAAAACACCAAAGTTTCGATTGAAAATAATAATGCCAGTACATCTTACAGCTACACATTCGATAATGGCACTACTAAGGCTGAGGTTACAGTTAGCAAAACGCCAGAGCGCGCAGTTATTTTTTCTCAATTTTTAACAGAAATGTTATTGGCCTTAGGCTTAGAAGACAATATAATTTTAGGTACTTCTGAAGGTGAAATACACGAAAGTTTAAGAGCGGCCTACGATAAAATACCTAATAAAATGCAAGGGCATCACAGCATGATCTCTAAAGAAGCCTTTTTATTACTTAATCCCGATTTTGTTTCTGGCTGGAGCGATGCCATTAAGCCACAAACTACTGGTGATGCTCAAGAACTGTTACAAAATAACATTTATCCTTATGTTTTAAATTCTATTAAAAGTAATGCAACGCTAGAAACGGTATACAGCGACTTTATAGAACTTGGTAAAATTTTTAATGTAGAAGACCAGGCAAATACTCTTGTAAAAGAATTGAAAGATAAATTAGCAGAAGCAAAAACCAGCTTTAAAACCGCTCCAGAAAACAAAAAGGTTAAGGCCGTTGTTATGGGAACCCTTGATAATGGAGCTTATGTTGCAAGTGCTTTAGTGAGTAATTTAATTGAAGAAGCGAATGGCGTAAATATATACAAAGAGCTCACTAATAACTACGAAATGGTGTCTTATGAAAGTATTGTAGAAAAAGATCCAGACATCATTTTTGTATATGTAACCGCCGACGGGGTTTCTGGTGAAGATAAAATTAACTTTTTAAAAAGTCATCCTGCATTAAAAAACGTAAGCGCAATAAAAAACAACAACATACACGCGTTGCTTCTTGCCAATGTGGCGCCAGGTATTAGAAATATTGATGTGATTATTAAAATGAATAAATTGTTTTATAAATAG
- a CDS encoding FecCD family ABC transporter permease, whose product MKYYIITFSLILCVLFILSIGAFATNISPLMAYKISVNKIFASEIFHPEWKPLIETIIWEIRIPRALLAIICGAGLSVCGVLMQSVTKNPIADPYILGLASGASTGAVFIIIIGGASVGIASVTGGAFLGAIVCSILIFVIGTQYGKSSSTTRLILSGLAISTIFSALTDLLISMAENSNQVKSALFWSMGSLGGATWSVLLLPLIALLITLILSVGISKSLDLLLFGDDNAIMLGMNVNVIKSIVVILTSLLTSVLVAVTGAIGFVGLVVPHLTRLVCGNNHKKLLILSSIIGAIFLLCCDLFAKNIIYPKDLPIGIITSLIGGPFFLWMLTRSNYSFKKSKS is encoded by the coding sequence ATGAAATATTATATTATTACATTTTCTCTTATACTCTGTGTGCTATTTATTTTATCTATTGGTGCTTTTGCAACCAATATAAGTCCTTTAATGGCATATAAGATAAGTGTCAATAAAATTTTTGCTTCAGAAATTTTTCATCCAGAATGGAAACCCCTTATCGAGACGATAATATGGGAAATTAGAATCCCAAGAGCCTTACTTGCTATTATCTGTGGAGCTGGTTTATCTGTTTGTGGTGTACTTATGCAAAGTGTTACTAAAAACCCGATAGCCGACCCGTATATTTTAGGTTTAGCGTCTGGGGCTTCTACGGGAGCCGTTTTTATTATCATAATAGGTGGTGCATCGGTAGGTATTGCCTCGGTTACAGGTGGCGCATTTTTAGGAGCCATCGTTTGTAGTATTTTAATTTTTGTAATTGGCACACAATATGGCAAAAGTTCTTCTACAACCCGACTCATTTTAAGCGGACTTGCCATTTCAACAATTTTTTCGGCATTAACCGATTTGTTAATTTCTATGGCAGAAAATTCTAATCAAGTTAAATCGGCTTTATTTTGGAGTATGGGAAGTCTTGGTGGAGCGACTTGGAGCGTTTTATTACTTCCTTTAATTGCCCTTCTAATTACGCTAATTTTATCTGTGGGTATTTCAAAATCTTTAGACTTATTGCTTTTTGGAGACGACAATGCCATTATGTTGGGCATGAATGTTAATGTTATTAAATCTATAGTAGTTATTCTTACCTCACTACTTACCTCGGTTTTAGTGGCCGTTACAGGTGCCATTGGTTTTGTGGGGCTGGTTGTGCCACATTTAACCCGATTGGTTTGTGGAAATAATCATAAAAAGCTCCTGATACTATCTAGTATTATAGGCGCAATTTTTTTACTGTGCTGCGATCTTTTTGCAAAAAATATTATTTACCCAAAAGATCTTCCTATCGGTATTATCACGTCGCTAATAGGAGGCCCTTTCTTTTTATGGATGTTAACACGTTCTAACTATTCTTTTAAAAAAAGTAAATCATGA